CCCCCGGGGCAGCGAGAGACGTCGTCGTTCCCCGTGCTCTCGAAGGGCGAAACGCCGTCCGTGCCGACCGATCCGGCGCTCGAGGTGTGGGGTGCGGTCGACGAGGAACGATCGATGCGGCTCGGGGAGCTCCGACGCCTCGGCGCGGAGCGTCAACGCCAGGATTTTCACTGCGTGACCGGGTGGTCGCGGCTCGGCTGCGTCTTCGAGGGGCTTCCGTTCCCGACGCTCGCGGATCACGTCGGCGCGCGCTCCGAGGCGACCCACGTACTGTTTCACGCTCACGACGGATACACGACCGACTTGCCGCTTTCGACGTGTCTCCGCGAGGAAGTGCTTTTGACCTGGGCGCTCGACGGCGAACCGATCCCGGCCGACCACGGCGGCCCGCTCCGCGCCGTCACCCCACACAAGTACGCATACAAGGGTTCGAAGTGGCTGTCGGGGGTCGAGTTCCTGACCGAGCGCGAGCCCGGATACTGGGAACGGCGCGGCTACTCGGGAACGGCAAACCCCTGGAACGAGGAGCGATACGGGTGAGACCGACGGCGTTCGAAGCGCGATTCGGGCCGAAGGATTAATCTCTCGGAGACTGAAGCCCACAACATGGCTGGTCCCACGCGCGTGTTGCTCGTCGACGACGATCCCTCTCTCGCCGATCTCATGGCCAGCCAACTGGCCGATATCGGCGACCGATTCTCGATCCGAGTCGAGACTGACCCGAGCGACGCGCTCGAAGCGGTCGAGACCGGACGGTTCGACTGCGTCGTCAGCGACCACCACATGCCCAGGATGACCGGCCTCGAGTTGCTCCGATACGTTCGCGAGATGGACCCCGACCTCCCGTTTATTCTCTTTACGGCCCGTGGGAGCGAGGAGATCGCGAGCGAGGCCGTCTCGGAGGGCGTGACGGACTACTTCCGGAAACGCCGCGGGTCCGACCAGTGGCACGTCCTCGCCAACCGGATCGAGAACGCCGCCGCCAGGTACCGCGCCGAAGAGGCGGTTCAGCGCCGCGAGTCCGCGCTCCGGGAGTTGGCCCGAACCGTGATCGACAGCGTCTCGACCCCCATCGAGGCGCTCTGCGAACTCGGCTGTCGGACCCTGAAGGTCGAGTACGGCGCGCTGTTGACCGGCACCGACGGGAACGCCGAAATTCTCGTCGAGAGTGCCGAAAAGGATTTTCCGTTCCAGACCGGAGACGGGGTGCCGCTATCGGACGGCGTTGACGATCTGACCGTCGATGGCAACGGCATCGTCGCTGTCGCCGCGGACGAGAGCGAGGAGACGGGGTTTTCCTCCTACATCGGCATCCCGGTGTCCGTCGGCGAACGCCGATACGGGACGCTCTGTTTCTGTGACCGTGGCGACCGGACGGAGTTCGCCGCCTGGGAGCGCGCCTTCGTCGAGTTGCTCGGTGATTGGCTCGGGCACGAACTGACGAGCGAGTGGGCACGCGATCAAAGCGACGCGGTCCGGTCGGCGCGCGGTCGGGTCGAACGCGCGCTCGGCGCGCTCGAGAACGACGACGACGAGGCGGCCCGCAACGAACTCATCGAGGCATACGACCTTCTGGACCGAGCCCCTCCGGCGGCGGCTGCGGTCTCGATCGAACTGTCCTGAACCCGGTCTGTCGGGGCGTTCACCCCTGGTCGCGAGCCCCGGCCACGCAGTCCTCGAGCGGGGCCATGAGTTCGTCGGCGACCGTGTAGGGGTCGGTGTCCTTCCGCAGCACGCGGTCGATGTACCCCTCAAGGCCGCCTCGGGCCGCCAGTTCGTCCTGTAACAGCGCCGCAGTGTCCTCCCGCAGCAGTGTCTTGATCTCGGCCTCATAGCGCTGTCTGGCCTGCGCCTCGAGTTCACCACTCTCGGAGAGCCAGCCGACGTGTTCGTCGATTGTTCCGAGGAACTCCTCGATTCCTTCGCCGGTCTTCGCGACCGTCTCGACGATCGCCGGTTGCCACCCCTCCTCGTCGCCGGGACCCCGACCGACCGCGCCGTCGTCGGTGTCAGCCAACGCGTCCGCGCCGTGGTGGCCCGCCATCGGCGACGCGTCCCGCATCCCGATCATCTCCTGTAGCTCCATCACTGTCCGGTCGGCGCCGTCCATGTCGGCCTTGTTAACGACGAAGATGTCGGCGATCTCTAAAATACCGGCTTTGAGCATCTGGATGTCGTCGCCCGATCCCGGTGGGACGAGCACCGACACCGTATCGGCCGTTTTGACGATCTCGATCTCGTTTTGTCCCGCACCGACAGTTTCGACGATGATCTTGTCCTTGCCGAAGGCGTCGAGGGCCTTCACGGCGTCCGTCGTGGCCGTCGAGAGCCCGCCGAGCGATCCACGGGCCGACATCGACCGAAAGAAGACGTCCATGTCGCCGACGTTCGAGCCCATCCGGATCCGGTCGCCCAGCACCGCGCCGCCGGTAAACGGCGAGGAGGGGTCGATCGCGATGACGCCGACCGTCTCGCCGCGTTCGCGGTACGTCGCCGCCATCTTGTCGACGAGCGTCGACTTTCCCGCACCTGGCGAGCCGGTGATTCCGATGACTTCCGCGTTGCCGGTGTGTTCGTGCAGTTGTGAGACGAGATCGCGATACCCCGGCGATCGGTTTTCGATCTTCGTGATCACGCGCGCGAGCGCCCGATGCTTGCCCGCCAACAGCTCGTCGACGAGTGTGTCCTCGGACATCTATCGCTCGGGCGCGTTCTCGCGGACGAACTCGATCGTCTCCTCCATCGTCGAACCGGGGCCGAAGATGTTGGCGACGCCGGCCTCATAAAGCTCCTCGCGGTCGCCGTCGGGGATGATCCCGCCCACGATCACGAGCGTGTCGTCCAGGGCGTCGTACTCCTCGAGCCCGTCCATGATCTTCGGGACCAACGTGTCGTGGGCTCCCGAGAGGATCGAGATTCCGAGCACGTCGACGTCCTCTTGAACGGCGGCCTGGACGATATCGTCGGGTGATTTGTGCAGTCCGGAGTAGATGACCTCGAACCCGGCGTCCCGGAAGGCCCGCGCGATGACGTGTGCACCGCGGTCGTGGCCGTCGAGGCCGACTTTCGCTACCAGACACCGGATCGTTCGCTGCTCTTGCTCCGTGCTCATAGTTCGCATTACCGGGGGTAGGTGTTTGACTTTAACGGAGCGTCCGGGAGTGTTCGGCGAGATTGGGGTTTCACAACTGCGATTGTATTCGGCCGGTCAGAATGGGACGATTCCGCACACGCCCCGCGGCTTCGATGGCTTTATGAATCGCGTCGGGATACTACCGAGTGCGTTCGAGGGCTCGTAGATCAGTGGTAGATCATCCCCCTGGCACGGGGAAGGCCCCGGGTTCAAATCCCGGCGAGTCCATTCCTTCGCACACTTCGTTCGGCCAGCCGTAGACTCGCCGACCGTTTCCACGAGCGGGGCCTCACAAGACGAGCAACGTGCTCTTTCGGTGTTCTCGAAGCTGGAGACTTCGCTCGGTACCGGCGCGAATCCGTCCCATCCGCCCGCTCAGTACTGACCACTCGGGTTTCAACACAGCGGACGCATATCCCACAGGGCACACTGCCGAGAGCAGAACGTCGAATTGGCCGATGCGGGAGATGGATGGCGATCAGTCCCACCCGTAGGCCAACCAAGAGCGCCCGCGTCGAGGGCTCGTTCGGTATCTGCAACGTCGGTGGGGTCGAGAGTATCGACGCACTCTCGCAGGCGGCCGAGGAACGCCTGCGGCCTGAGGGGACGACAGCCGTCGCCCTCTACGGATTCATCGATGGGACCGTTCACGTCTCGGCCCGGTCGAACGACGACCGCGTCCACATGGGTGAGCGCCTCCAGCGCGCGCTGTGCGACGTCGAGACCGCCAGCGCCGGCGGCCACGCCCGCATGACCGGCGTTCGGGTCCCGGTGAGCCGGATGGCGGTCGAGGGAGCGGCCGGGGCGCCGGACTTCGATCACTTCGGCGACCGAATCCCCGGCGCGATGACCGGCGAGCGCTGGGCCGACCCACCGTATCGGCGGGTTCAAGCCCCCGACGCCCTAATGCCCGCTAATGGGCAATGCGGACCTCCGGTCGCTGGCGGTCATCGAGCCGAAGCCGTTCGGGGAACTCGCCGGCTCGGTCGTGGCCGTCGACGCCCACAACTGGCTGTATCGCTACCTGACGACGACGGTTCGGTTCACGTCCAGCGATACCTACACCACCGAGTCGGGCGAGGAGGTCGCGAACCTCGTCGGCGTCGTCCAGGGGCTGCCGAAGTTCTTCGAGGCGGACGTGACGCCTGTTTTCGTCTTCGACGGCGGCGTCGCGGAACTGAAAGACGACGAGGTCGAGAGCCGCCGCGAACAGCGAGAGCGCTACGAGGACGAACTCGACGCCGCGCGGGCGGGGGAAGCCGACGCCGCCGAGATCGCAACACTCGAATCGCGCACCCAGCGGCTCACCGAGACGATCCAGACGACGACCCGGGAACTGCTGTCGCTGCTCGACGTCCCGGTCGTCGAAGCCCCCGCCGAGGGCGAGGCGCAGGCGGCATATATGGCACGGTACGGCGACGTCGACTACGCCGGATCGGAGGACTACGACACGCTCTTGCTCGGCGCGCCGTACACCCTCCGGGGGTTGACGAGCAAGGGTGACCCCGAGTGCATGGACTTCGAGCGGACGCTCGAGGACCTCGGGCTGACCTGGGAGGAACTCGTCGACGCCGCCATCTTGATGGGCACGGACTTCAACGAGGGGATCGACGGCATCGGCCCGAAGACCGCGGTGAAGCTGCTCCGCGAGCACGGCGACCTGTGGGGGGCGCTCGACGCCCGCGGCGAGTCGATCCCGAACGCCGACCGCATCCGGGAGATGTTCCTCGATCCGGCCGTCACCGACGAGTACGACTACGACACCGAGATCGAACCGGACATGGACGCGGCCCGCCAGTACGTGACCGACACGTGGGAGGTTCCCGCCGAGGAGGTCGCCCGCGGCTTCGAACGCATCGAGGAGTCCGTCGTCCAGACGGGGCTCGACCGCTGGCGTTGAGCGTCGGACGCCGACGGGACGCCCGATACTCCCGTCGGGTATCGATCCCGGCGAGCTTTTGGTTCCTGCGGTCCCACAGGCGGGTATGACCCCCGAAGAAGTCGAAGCCCGGATCGAGGCGGCCCTGGAGGACTGCGAGGCGACCGTCGGGAAGGCCCGCGGCGAGCACGACGACGACCACCTTCGAGCGACGGTCGTCTCGCCGGCCTTCGAGGGGGAGTCGCTCGTCGATCAACACCAACTGGTCTACGACGCCCTCGGCGAGGCGATGACGACGGACATCCACGCGTTGGAGCTTACGACCCGGACGCCGTAGCGAGGACGACCGAAGGGAGTCCTCGGAGACGGCGAGCGGGAGGAGCGAAGCGACGACACGCGAGCAGCGAGGACGAGCGCAGCGAGTCCTCGGAAATACCGAACGGCGAGCATGGTGAGCCGTGAGGCAGCGAGGACGAGCGCAGCGAGTCCTCGGAGACGGCGAGCGGGGTACGTGACTCACGACCGCGCAACAACCACCCGATCACCCACACGTACGCCGTGGGTTTATATATCACCCGGGTTCCCAGCGGCTTTTCGATGCCCTTTAGCGACACCCACGAGAGAGGCCGATCATGACGGACGACCACGACGGATACCGGATCGAACGCGACAGCCTCGGCGAGATGGAAGTGCCCACAAACGCTTACTGGGGCGCACAGACCCAGCGAGCCGTCGAGAACTTCCCGATTTCGGGGATCACGTTCGGCCGACGCTTCGTGCGCGCGCTCGGGATCGTCAAGAAGGCGGCCGCCGAGGCCAACCGCGAACTCGGCCTCCTCGAAGACGACAAGGCCGAGGCGGTCGTCGAGGCGGCCGCCGAGGTCATCGACGGCGAGCACGACGACCAGTTCCCGGTCGACGTCTTCCAGACCGGCTCGGGCACCTCCTCGAACATGAACGCCAACGAGGTGATCGCCAACCGCGCGACCGAGATCTACGGGGCCGAGCTGGGGACCCGCGAGATCCACCCCAACGACCACGTCAACTACGGCCAATCGTCCAACGACGTGATCCCGACGGCGATGCACGTCGCCGCGCTCGAGGCCGTCGAAAAGGACGTCATCCCCGGCCTCGAGGTCCTCGCCGGGGAACTCGAAGCGAAGGAGGAGGCCCTCGACGATGTGGTCAAGACGGGCCGGACCCACCTCCAGGACGCGACGCCCGTCCGACTCGGCCAGGAGTTCGGCGGCTACCGGACACAGGTCGAGAAGGGCATCGACCGTCTGGAGGCGACGCGAGAGCGCCTCGGCGAACTGGCGTTGGGCGGCACCGCGGTCGGGACCGGGCTCAACACCCATCCCGAGTTCCCCACACTCGCAGCCGAGAATATCGCCGA
The genomic region above belongs to Natronomonas moolapensis 8.8.11 and contains:
- a CDS encoding cobalamin B12-binding domain-containing protein is translated as MSTEQEQRTIRCLVAKVGLDGHDRGAHVIARAFRDAGFEVIYSGLHKSPDDIVQAAVQEDVDVLGISILSGAHDTLVPKIMDGLEEYDALDDTLVIVGGIIPDGDREELYEAGVANIFGPGSTMEETIEFVRENAPER
- a CDS encoding class II fumarate hydratase, encoding MTDDHDGYRIERDSLGEMEVPTNAYWGAQTQRAVENFPISGITFGRRFVRALGIVKKAAAEANRELGLLEDDKAEAVVEAAAEVIDGEHDDQFPVDVFQTGSGTSSNMNANEVIANRATEIYGAELGTREIHPNDHVNYGQSSNDVIPTAMHVAALEAVEKDVIPGLEVLAGELEAKEEALDDVVKTGRTHLQDATPVRLGQEFGGYRTQVEKGIDRLEATRERLGELALGGTAVGTGLNTHPEFPTLAAENIAEETGLAFREADNHFEAQAAHDAMNEAHGALRTVAGSMNKIANDLRLLASGPRNGLGEVEQPENQPGSSIMPGKINPVVAESVNQVHKQVVGNDAAVSAGAARGEIDLNLYKPVLAHNFLESAGLLANAAETFGERFVGKLEANADYCRTQVDQSMALATALNPAIGYDKASKVAKKALADGKTVREVAVEEGYLTEAEADDVLDPRAMTERVILGDD
- a CDS encoding BolA family protein; its protein translation is MTPEEVEARIEAALEDCEATVGKARGEHDDDHLRATVVSPAFEGESLVDQHQLVYDALGEAMTTDIHALELTTRTP
- a CDS encoding molybdopterin-dependent oxidoreductase; the encoded protein is MKDVTDLHEEFDGDRLPPGQRETSSFPVLSKGETPSVPTDPALEVWGAVDEERSMRLGELRRLGAERQRQDFHCVTGWSRLGCVFEGLPFPTLADHVGARSEATHVLFHAHDGYTTDLPLSTCLREEVLLTWALDGEPIPADHGGPLRAVTPHKYAYKGSKWLSGVEFLTEREPGYWERRGYSGTANPWNEERYG
- the meaB gene encoding methylmalonyl Co-A mutase-associated GTPase MeaB, translated to MSEDTLVDELLAGKHRALARVITKIENRSPGYRDLVSQLHEHTGNAEVIGITGSPGAGKSTLVDKMAATYRERGETVGVIAIDPSSPFTGGAVLGDRIRMGSNVGDMDVFFRSMSARGSLGGLSTATTDAVKALDAFGKDKIIVETVGAGQNEIEIVKTADTVSVLVPPGSGDDIQMLKAGILEIADIFVVNKADMDGADRTVMELQEMIGMRDASPMAGHHGADALADTDDGAVGRGPGDEEGWQPAIVETVAKTGEGIEEFLGTIDEHVGWLSESGELEAQARQRYEAEIKTLLREDTAALLQDELAARGGLEGYIDRVLRKDTDPYTVADELMAPLEDCVAGARDQG
- a CDS encoding response regulator produces the protein MAGPTRVLLVDDDPSLADLMASQLADIGDRFSIRVETDPSDALEAVETGRFDCVVSDHHMPRMTGLELLRYVREMDPDLPFILFTARGSEEIASEAVSEGVTDYFRKRRGSDQWHVLANRIENAAARYRAEEAVQRRESALRELARTVIDSVSTPIEALCELGCRTLKVEYGALLTGTDGNAEILVESAEKDFPFQTGDGVPLSDGVDDLTVDGNGIVAVAADESEETGFSSYIGIPVSVGERRYGTLCFCDRGDRTEFAAWERAFVELLGDWLGHELTSEWARDQSDAVRSARGRVERALGALENDDDEAARNELIEAYDLLDRAPPAAAAVSIELS
- the fen gene encoding flap endonuclease-1 encodes the protein MGNADLRSLAVIEPKPFGELAGSVVAVDAHNWLYRYLTTTVRFTSSDTYTTESGEEVANLVGVVQGLPKFFEADVTPVFVFDGGVAELKDDEVESRREQRERYEDELDAARAGEADAAEIATLESRTQRLTETIQTTTRELLSLLDVPVVEAPAEGEAQAAYMARYGDVDYAGSEDYDTLLLGAPYTLRGLTSKGDPECMDFERTLEDLGLTWEELVDAAILMGTDFNEGIDGIGPKTAVKLLREHGDLWGALDARGESIPNADRIREMFLDPAVTDEYDYDTEIEPDMDAARQYVTDTWEVPAEEVARGFERIEESVVQTGLDRWR